The Nothobranchius furzeri strain GRZ-AD chromosome 6, NfurGRZ-RIMD1, whole genome shotgun sequence genome includes a region encoding these proteins:
- the rps19bp1 gene encoding active regulator of SIRT1, with translation MSLSLVRRGLELLNEDIKDGGKGKKKKKEQTPSSAAVMELVSTKRQGVTKQVKRLQGRHGSGKSKATVKDKRIKSAVEEFRKKQGQSQMSANLKYFTTTSSKATESDTLKILSHNLGRQSRNCTDKPVKKAKETQSVFTEEEFEEFQKEYFGRTVEKRK, from the exons ATGTCGCTGTCATTGGTAAGGAGAGGATTGGAGCTGCTGAACGAAGATATTAAAG ATGGTGGTAaagggaagaagaaaaagaaggagcAGACCCCCAGCTCAGCTGCAGTGATGGAGCTGGTGAGCACCAAGAGGCAGGGGGTCACCAAGCAGGTCAAGAGGCTGCAGGGTCGCCACGGGTCTGGAAAGAGTAAAGCCACAGTCAAAGACAAGAGGATCAAATCAGCAGTCG agGAGTTCCGAAAGAAGCAGGGTCAGAGCCAGATGAGTGCCAACCTGAAGTACTTTACAACAACCAGCAGCAAAGCAACAGAATCTGATACATTAAAG ATTTTGAGCCACAATTTAGGAAGGCAGTCAAGGAATTGCACCGACAAACCCGTCAAAAAGGCCAAAGAGACCCAGTCTGTGTTCACGGAGGAGGAGTTCGAGGAGTTCCAGAAGGAATACTTTGGCAGAACTGTTGAGAAGAGGAAATGA